A segment of the Leptolyngbya sp. NIES-3755 genome:
CCTGTAAGCTCCGTCTTTCGCCCTCGATCGAGATCAGCGGAAAGCCAAAATCAATCCGGGCTGAGAAGTCATCACCCTGCCGCCACAGAAAGCCGAATCCCGCTCCCAGTAACGTGTTTCTAGCTGGATTTTCACCGCTGCGATTCCAACCCGTTCCCAAATCGATAAACGGAGTCACTTGAACGATCGCCCGACTCGATCGCAAAATTGGCAACCGCGCCTCAGTTGAAAATAGAAACCCGTTATCGGTTAACAGTGCATCTTGCCGATAGCCGCGAACCGTTTCTTGTCCACCGATGCCAATCTGTTCAAGCGGGACTAAAGTTCGATCGACAAGCTGCAAATCTCCTCGCACTAATAACAATGAATCTCGCGCTAAAAGTCTTGTCCACTGAGCTTGTCCGCGCCACGCAAAGAACTGACTATCAGGTGCTTGATCATTGATCGTGGCATCGAACAGTCCTAAGCCGACACTAAACTGCGATCGAGCCGCAAACACTTGTCGATCGCTCCGTTGTACATATTCTTGAAAAAACCGCAAAGCCGAAATTCTCGTGCGTCCTTGCTCATCGGCTCCCGGAGACAATCGAAACGGACCGATATTATCAATGCCTAATTCTGTCTCGCTTTCCTGACGCGAAAACGTTAGCCCTAAAGTAAATTCATTGGTCGGACGTTGGACGATCGGCTGTCGAAACGTCAATTCGTAATAGCGCGATCGAGCCTTAATATCCAACACATCAAACGGCTCTTCGATCACCCGACTCCGAGTACTACCATACGCAAATCGTACCGTTCCATTTCTAGGATTCAACGGAACCGAATAGCTCAAATCAAGCCCATTACTGCCATCCGTATTCGTGTATCCGACTCTCAATCCATCTCCTAACCCAAGCAAATTCGCCTGTGCCAGTTCAAGCTGACGGCGAAATGTTCCAACACTGGGCGATCGAGCATTATCGAGTGAGGGCGTGATTGAAAACGTTTTTGCTTCCGCGATCGTCACTTCTAAAACGCTGGTTCCTGGACGAGTTCCCGCCTGCAAATCGGCTGAAATTGAAGCAATCAATGGATCGAGTTGCAGCAATCTTAAGCCTTCAAGTAACCGATTCACATTGAGCGGCGCTTGAACGGATAGCCCGATTCGACTCCGAATATAAGCGGGATTCAGCCGACGAGTTCCAATCACGTTAATTTGCTCGATCGATCCTTCGATCACTTGAATCTTAACGACTCCGCCCGTAAGAACTTGAGGAGGCAACACTGCCGCAGACGTGACATAACCATTTTTGATATAAAGTTCAGCGATCGCAGATCTCAACTGCAACAATTCCGCAAACGACACATTCCGATTCAAATACGGCTTAGTAATCGGCTCAAAATCTTTCGCACTAAAAACCGTACTGCCCACCACATCAAACTGTTTAACCTGAATCGTATCGGGAACATTACCCGGAGTATCAGGCGTGGGAGGTGGCGTAATCGGTTGTGGTAATAACTGATCTGGAGGCGGTAGCGGAGTTGGAATTTGAGGCTCTGGAGCAGGTTCTGGGGGCGTTGGACGGGGAATATCTTGAGGAGGAATCGGAACAACCGACTGAGCAACCCCAGGAACCGGAACAAAGAGACCGAACAACAGAGCCGTTTGGATGAGCGATCGAAAAGTCATGTTAAAGTATCGCCTTCAAAACAGGTGACGAATTATCATTCTTGTACACCTTAATCCCATCGCAGGCAAGAAAGCGCAAAATCATTAAATCCGCATCCAAAATGCTATCGGTAAAGTTTGACCCCTCAATCGCTGATTCAAATTAACTGCTGTCGCCATTCCCGCTTGAAACGCCTGTTCAACCCGATTGCCCCCACACCAATCCCCAGTGCAAATCAAAGGATTAACAGTGGTTGCAACTAGGTACTTCTCCGTAATCGGATTGATCGGAAACGCATATCGCCAGCGGTGAACTTGTAACACTTCAGGATGAGTAAACCACGGCTCTGTCACTTCTGCCGCTCGTTTCAAGAGAGATTCCCCAACTTGCTGCAAGTCAGAATCTTCTAAATGCCGAGTTGCAAAATTAGCATTGCTTTGAATCACGATCGCAGGTTGTACCGGATTCAATTGCTTCGTACTATCAATGCCAATCCAACCCAAATCCGGGTCATCCAAACACACGATCGCTTTCCAATCCAATCGTTCTACATCAGCCTGTCGCTCGATCGGATAAACCGCGATCGCACTAATACAAGGCGAATAGTCGATCGACTTTAATTTCTCAATGAATGATCCACACAAAACTGCCGCCTGTGGAGCCGGAATCGCCACAATCACCGCATTTGCAGAAATTACTTCTCCCGATTCACAGTAGAGTTTCCAACCGTCCTGTTCCTCAATTCGTTCGACTCGGTGATTCAGTCGCAGGGTTAAACCGATCGACAAAAATTTCGCGATCGAGGTAATTCCATTCGGTGCGGCATAACACGGAGCTTGCTTGGAAGGTGGTTGAATCTTGCCTTGGTTCAATTCATGAATCGTCTCTGTCCAAACTCGCAGAACTTTACGATCGACTAATTGATCCAACAAGCTCTGAAACTCAGAAGATTTCGGTTTGAGATAGCACACTCCATGATCCGCATGAGTTCCCTGCAATCGGCGCGTTGCCATTCGTCCCCCCAAACCACGGGACTTATCAATCAGCACTACTTTATAGCCTGCTTGGTGAAGGATTTGAGCACAAGTCAAACCTGCCATTCCAGCACCCACGATCGCGATATCAAACTGAGAATCGAGCATATTCTTAAAGAAATCTGAAACAGTACTATCCGATGTGTCGTCTTGCTTAGGTAGAATGAATTGGACGCTGCATCGGGAGGAAGACCACCAGTGGATGAGTTTAGAGCCGCATTGGAATTGGCGACGGATGATGAACTGCGCGAACTGACAGACATTTTGTTTCGTCCAAAGTTCAACCCGCTGGATTATGTCAATGCTCCTGACCCGATCGACCTACAAAGCCAAGATCGCGAAGATTGGCTCGATGCGATCGACGACCGATTTCGCTTTCTCGCAGCCGATGGTATCACAGTCCTCCGCCGTAAGACTGAACAAGTGACGTACCGCCAAGTGCTGATCCAGGTGTGCCGATACATGAAATTGCCTTATTCAGCATCAATGTCTACGACAGATCTGGAAGCAGAAATCTTTCTCAGTCTATTAAACCGCGCTTGGAAGCAACTTCCCGTATCGGAACAGACTGCTTTAACCCAACGGGTACAAAATTCGCTGCTCGAAACCAGTTTTGCCGAAGAATTGCCGCTATCTTTGCAAAAAAATCCAATGTCGCTTGTGGTCAAAGGTGGGAGTGCATTGGCAGTTAATACTGTCATGCAGCCTCTTTTGCTGGAACACGTTGCGAGACAGTTTGCGCTCCATTTTGCTCGTTACCAAATGGCACAACAAGCGATCGCTCAAGGTGGAATTGCCGCTGCGACTCAGCTTCAAACTCAAGTGTCGATGCAGTTGGCAAAACGAGGAATGACACTGGCAACGGCGCGGTATGGGGCGACTCGTGCGGCATTTGCCTTTGTGGGTTCGGCACTCTGGGCTTGGTTTTTGGCAGATTTGGGTTGGAGAGCGATCGCAACGAATTACGGTCGTGTGATTCCGACGATTTTCGCTTTGGCTCAGATTCGGTTAACGCGATCAGACTATTTTGAACCCGCTTAGATGAAAACGCTGCGCCTTCAATCTCATCCTGATCCCGCTCTACAACGCCCCTGGCTTCTGGTTCAAATTGGATTATTTCTACTGCCGTTTAGTGCATTTCTCGGCTGCACTCCGGTTTTGGTAGCGGCAATAGATGTTTTGCGAAAAAGATTTTCTAGCTTGAGCCGCGACCCTGTGAATCGAGGGTTTGCAGTTTTGGCATTGATCATGATTGTGGCAGCGGGATTTGCTCTTGATCGAGGAAACGCCTTTCTCGGTTTATTCAATTTTCTGCCGTTCTTTGTTGCGTTTGCAGGATTGAGCGAACTGATTCGATCGCCTAAACAATTCACTCAAATCGCTTGGATCTGGGTGCTCACGTCGATTCCAGTAACGCTGATCGGATTGATACAGTTATTTCTCAACATTGGGGGATCGCCTTCGATTCTGTGGGGCTTGATCGAATTGACGATCGCACCCGGTGGTGAACCGTTGGGGCGAATGTCTTCAGTGTTCACTTACGCGAATGTATTAGCCAGCTATTACGCGATCGTATTCATTCTCAATTTGGGCTTATGGATTGAGACACGTCAGCGGATTTTAGGTGCAATCTTTTTCCTCAATGCGATCGCGCTCATCCTCACCAATTCTCGAAATGTTTGGGCGATTTCACTGCTTGCCTGTTTAGCATTTGCGCTCTATCACGGGTGGAAAAAAATCGTTGCCGGAGTGAGCGCGATCGCACTTCTAATGTTAGGAGCCGCATTTGCCCCAGAACCAGTCGCCTCTCCACTTCGAGTGATTGTGCCGCGATTTTTCTGGGCGCGGTTAAACGATCAGATGTTTCTCGATCGACCTGTGAATCAACTGCGATCGACTCAATGGAGATTTGCCTGGTCGATGACCGAACAACGACCGCTCACAGGCTGGGGATTACGCAGCTTTTCCAAACTGTACACTGAGCAAATGCAGCTTTGGATGGGACACCCACACAATCTCTTTTTCATGCTGTCGTCTGAAACGGGCTTGCCTGCAACGTTGCTGCTATACGGATTAGTCGGTTGGGTTCTGGCTCAAAGCGTGTTCACTTGGCGCAAATTACAGCCACAAAATCAGCAAATTTATTTCACCTTTTCGATCGCATTCATTGCTTGTGCGCTGTTCAGCTTTCTCGATGTGCCCCTATTTGATGCCCGAATCAATTTGATGGGCTGGACGCTGCTGGCTGCAATTTGGAAAATGCAAGATTAATCCTGATTCTGAGACTTCACTTGAGACATCAGAATTTCTAACTGTTTCTTCTCGCTTTTCAGTTCTTCTTCCAATTCCTGAATCTGTTCGCGACGTGCCTCAAGCTCGATCGTTCTTCTTGCCAATTCTTGACTTTCAAGCGTATTCGACTGCCGCCACTGTTCCGCCCGTTCAATCTCCTGCTGCAACGAACCCGGCGAAATTCCATAACTTAGATACTGTTGTACCAGATCCATCACCCAATCTTTCGCTTCTCGAATCTCTAAAATCTGATTGCTGCTAGAGATTTCGACCAGCACGAGCAAGCCATCGCTGTAAGCATTCGCCTCAGCCGAAAGCACCGTTTCTTCTTCTGGAAGTCTTGTCCAAACGTGCTCTGACTTTTGAGCAGCCAGTAAGCGCAATCCTGCCTTGCCTAGATAGCCTTTTTTTTGAACTTGCGCCAAGTGCAGCATTAATGTTTTCTCTCGATGTCGTCTCGGTGGGAACGATGATCAGGGGGTTTACAAGACAGTTTGGGTATTCTGTCCCACAGTTTTGACAACATATATCGTTGTATCCCTGTTCTATCGCCCGTAGATACACTGACCTGATCGGCACGAAGGTGGAGCGGCTTAGGGTTTTCCCCGGTTGCGCCCATTGTACGTACCTATCAAGACAGTATAGCCTCTTCGTTTTCTATCGGAATCATTGAGGTGTGTCCCTCATAGAATCACAAAAATAGAGATGCCAATATTCAGCATCTCCGATGGAAAAATTAAGAATTGATAAACTTACAGGCGATCGAGCTTGGCTCTAAGAATTTCTGCCTGTTTTTCTGCCTCAGATAGAGCGTCCCGCGTCGATTGCACCACTTCGGGCGGCGCTTTATCGACAAATTTGGGATTATTCAATCGACCGCTAAGCGACTGAATTTCTGCTTCGACTTTCTTCAAATCCCGTTCAGTCTTAGCTTTCAGTGCTTCAAGATCGATCAATCCTGCCAACGGAATCGAAATTCTAACGGTTCCAGTCACACCCACGATCGTTTGAGCATCATCGACAGGTTCCGCTTGAACGGGAGTAATGACAGGTGGTTTCGGTTCTCCAATCACTTCGGTCTTGAATTGATTCACCTGCTTGAAGAAGGTTTGTCGATCGCGGGTTCCCCAAAGCCGCGTTTTCGTAAACCAAACCGTATAGCCGATTCCCACAATTTCGAGCAGCGGTGCGAGTAGCGGAACTTCGTGAACCGTTTCGAGTGCAGCAGAAGCGACATGGAAGGCAAACAGAATCGCGCCAATGAGCAGCAGCGAGAGCAGAATCTTCTGATGTTTATCGATGAAGGTTCCAACGGTGTCGAGTGCCGTGACTAGAACTGGCGCGTCAGAATCGGAGGATTTCGGCACGACAGTTTCGGGTGTTCCAGCGATCGATAACGTTTCAACCCGCGCCATGTCCTTAATATAAGACTGACCTCGAATCAGGGTTTGCTTTTCCTGTTCGTCTTCAGTCGAGAGCGCGACCGTAATCCTTGCACCGGGTTTGATTTCGGCACTAGCTCTGAGATTCCGAATCGTCCGAATCGAGTTGAGAATGAGTTCAAATTGTTGCTCTAGTTTCGGATCGATCAGGTTTGTATCAGAGACTGGATAGGTTTGAAGCGCTAGAGAATTGTGATCGGTTTCGGGAGTTTGTGTCAGAGTGTGCCAAATCTCCTCAGTAATATGCGGCATGAAAGGGTGTAGAAGTTTGAGCGTTCCATCCAGCACATGAGCGAGGGTTTGCTGAGCCGCCAAACGAGTTGGAGCATTCGGATCTTGCAGACGCGATTTGACTAGCTCAATATATTGATCGCAGAAATCACCCCAGATGAATTCGTACAGGCTCTTTGAGGCTTCCCCGAATCCATAGTTGTCGAGATAACTCCGGACATCTTGAGCAAGTCGATTGAACTTGGAGAGAATCCAGCGATCGCTCAATTCCAAGTTTTTCGGCTCTCCTAATTGAGCAGGCGTTTTCCCATCCAAATTCAGCATCACAAACCGCGACGCATTCCAAAGTTTATTGGTGAAATTGCGCGAGGCTTCAACGGTTTCGGATTCATCGGTTTTGCGATCGTAGGCAATGCGAATGTCCTGACCCGCTCCAGTGACTTCTCTCACTAAGGTATATCTCAGCGCGTCCGTTCCATATTTATCAATCAAAATCAGCGGATCGATCCCATTATTCGCTGATTTCGACATCTTTTTATTGTTTTCATCCCGCACCAATCCGTGAATGTAGACATCTTTGAATGGCATTTGTCCGGTAAAGTGTCCTGCCATCATCGTCATCCGGGCAACCCAGAAAAAGATAATGTCGAATCCAGTCACGAGCGTGGCAGTGGGATAGTAGCGCTTGTAATCTTCGGCTTCTGTGTCTGACCAACCTAAAGTGGAAAAGGGCCACAATCCCGATGAGAACCAAGTATCGAGAACATCAGGATCTTGCTCGATTTGGACAGTTTCGCCAAATTGCTCGATCGCTTTTTTCTGCGCTTCTTCTTGCGATCGCGCCACAACAAACGGCGTGTAATCCGTAATCTCGCCATTCGTCTCACTGGTCGCATACCAAGCGGGAATCTGATGTCCCCACCATAATTGGCGCGAGATACACCAATCTTTTAGACTGACGAGCCAATCGCGATATACCTTCGTCCAGCGTTCCGGTACGAATTGTGGAGAAGCTTGATCATCTAAAGAAGCGAGTGCGAAATCAGAAAGCGGTTTGATTTTGACGAACCATTGAGTCGAGAGCAGCGGCTCGATCGGAACTTTTCCGCGATCGCTATAAGGCACAGTATGTTTATAAGGCTCAATCTTCACCAGGCAGCCTTCTTCTTCCAACTTCTTGACAACATTCTTCCGCGCCACAAAGCGATCTTGCCCCTGGAATTCTCCAGCGTTCTCGTTCATCGTGCCGTCTTTGTTCATCACATTGATCGACGGCAATTTATGACGCTGCCCCATCTCGAAATCGTTCAAATCGTGTGCGGGT
Coding sequences within it:
- a CDS encoding surface antigen variable number (similar to AA sequence:cyanobase_aa:LBDG_35350), yielding MTFRSLIQTALLFGLFVPVPGVAQSVVPIPPQDIPRPTPPEPAPEPQIPTPLPPPDQLLPQPITPPPTPDTPGNVPDTIQVKQFDVVGSTVFSAKDFEPITKPYLNRNVSFAELLQLRSAIAELYIKNGYVTSAAVLPPQVLTGGVVKIQVIEGSIEQINVIGTRRLNPAYIRSRIGLSVQAPLNVNRLLEGLRLLQLDPLIASISADLQAGTRPGTSVLEVTIAEAKTFSITPSLDNARSPSVGTFRRQLELAQANLLGLGDGLRVGYTNTDGSNGLDLSYSVPLNPRNGTVRFAYGSTRSRVIEEPFDVLDIKARSRYYELTFRQPIVQRPTNEFTLGLTFSRQESETELGIDNIGPFRLSPGADEQGRTRISALRFFQEYVQRSDRQVFAARSQFSVGLGLFDATINDQAPDSQFFAWRGQAQWTRLLARDSLLLVRGDLQLVDRTLVPLEQIGIGGQETVRGYRQDALLTDNGFLFSTEARLPILRSSRAIVQVTPFIDLGTGWNRSGENPARNTLLGAGFGFLWRQGDDFSARIDFGFPLISIEGERRSLQEKGIYFSIRYSPSF
- a CDS encoding FAD dependent oxidoreductase (similar to AA sequence:cyanobase_aa:LBDG_40870) yields the protein MLDSQFDIAIVGAGMAGLTCAQILHQAGYKVVLIDKSRGLGGRMATRRLQGTHADHGVCYLKPKSSEFQSLLDQLVDRKVLRVWTETIHELNQGKIQPPSKQAPCYAAPNGITSIAKFLSIGLTLRLNHRVERIEEQDGWKLYCESGEVISANAVIVAIPAPQAAVLCGSFIEKLKSIDYSPCISAIAVYPIERQADVERLDWKAIVCLDDPDLGWIGIDSTKQLNPVQPAIVIQSNANFATRHLEDSDLQQVGESLLKRAAEVTEPWFTHPEVLQVHRWRYAFPINPITEKYLVATTVNPLICTGDWCGGNRVEQAFQAGMATAVNLNQRLRGQTLPIAFWMRI
- a CDS encoding hypothetical protein (hypothetical protein FJSC11DRAFT_2828;~similar to AA sequence:cyanobase_aa:LBDG_40880) — translated: MDEFRAALELATDDELRELTDILFRPKFNPLDYVNAPDPIDLQSQDREDWLDAIDDRFRFLAADGITVLRRKTEQVTYRQVLIQVCRYMKLPYSASMSTTDLEAEIFLSLLNRAWKQLPVSEQTALTQRVQNSLLETSFAEELPLSLQKNPMSLVVKGGSALAVNTVMQPLLLEHVARQFALHFARYQMAQQAIAQGGIAAATQLQTQVSMQLAKRGMTLATARYGATRAAFAFVGSALWAWFLADLGWRAIATNYGRVIPTIFALAQIRLTRSDYFEPA
- a CDS encoding O-antigen polymerase (similar to AA sequence:cyanobase_aa:LBDG_40890): MKTLRLQSHPDPALQRPWLLVQIGLFLLPFSAFLGCTPVLVAAIDVLRKRFSSLSRDPVNRGFAVLALIMIVAAGFALDRGNAFLGLFNFLPFFVAFAGLSELIRSPKQFTQIAWIWVLTSIPVTLIGLIQLFLNIGGSPSILWGLIELTIAPGGEPLGRMSSVFTYANVLASYYAIVFILNLGLWIETRQRILGAIFFLNAIALILTNSRNVWAISLLACLAFALYHGWKKIVAGVSAIALLMLGAAFAPEPVASPLRVIVPRFFWARLNDQMFLDRPVNQLRSTQWRFAWSMTEQRPLTGWGLRSFSKLYTEQMQLWMGHPHNLFFMLSSETGLPATLLLYGLVGWVLAQSVFTWRKLQPQNQQIYFTFSIAFIACALFSFLDVPLFDARINLMGWTLLAAIWKMQD
- a CDS encoding hypothetical protein (conserved hypothetical protein;~similar to AA sequence:cyanobase_aa:LBDG_40900), with the translated sequence MLHLAQVQKKGYLGKAGLRLLAAQKSEHVWTRLPEEETVLSAEANAYSDGLLVLVEISSSNQILEIREAKDWVMDLVQQYLSYGISPGSLQQEIERAEQWRQSNTLESQELARRTIELEARREQIQELEEELKSEKKQLEILMSQVKSQNQD
- a CDS encoding valyl-tRNA synthetase (similar to AA sequence:cyanobase_aa:LBDG_40910); amino-acid sequence: MTATLPTQYNAATTEAKWQKFWEENQVFKADPSQPGEPYCVVIPPPNVTGSLHMGHAFESSLIDVLIRYQRMLGKNTLWLPGTDHASIAVQTILDRQLKAEGKTRDDLGREQFLERAWKWKAESGGTIVNQLRRLGVSVDWSRERFTMDEGLSAAVLDAFVKLHDEGLIYRGNYLVNWCPASQSAVSDLEVENKEVDGNLWYFKYPIAEGEGELVVATTRPETMLGDTAVAVNPNDDRYKHLIGKTLLLPLVYREIPIIGDEHVDPSFGTGCVKVTPAHDLNDFEMGQRHKLPSINVMNKDGTMNENAGEFQGQDRFVARKNVVKKLEEEGCLVKIEPYKHTVPYSDRGKVPIEPLLSTQWFVKIKPLSDFALASLDDQASPQFVPERWTKVYRDWLVSLKDWCISRQLWWGHQIPAWYATSETNGEITDYTPFVVARSQEEAQKKAIEQFGETVQIEQDPDVLDTWFSSGLWPFSTLGWSDTEAEDYKRYYPTATLVTGFDIIFFWVARMTMMAGHFTGQMPFKDVYIHGLVRDENNKKMSKSANNGIDPLILIDKYGTDALRYTLVREVTGAGQDIRIAYDRKTDESETVEASRNFTNKLWNASRFVMLNLDGKTPAQLGEPKNLELSDRWILSKFNRLAQDVRSYLDNYGFGEASKSLYEFIWGDFCDQYIELVKSRLQDPNAPTRLAAQQTLAHVLDGTLKLLHPFMPHITEEIWHTLTQTPETDHNSLALQTYPVSDTNLIDPKLEQQFELILNSIRTIRNLRASAEIKPGARITVALSTEDEQEKQTLIRGQSYIKDMARVETLSIAGTPETVVPKSSDSDAPVLVTALDTVGTFIDKHQKILLSLLLIGAILFAFHVASAALETVHEVPLLAPLLEIVGIGYTVWFTKTRLWGTRDRQTFFKQVNQFKTEVIGEPKPPVITPVQAEPVDDAQTIVGVTGTVRISIPLAGLIDLEALKAKTERDLKKVEAEIQSLSGRLNNPKFVDKAPPEVVQSTRDALSEAEKQAEILRAKLDRL